A genome region from Oncorhynchus masou masou isolate Uvic2021 chromosome 14, UVic_Omas_1.1, whole genome shotgun sequence includes the following:
- the LOC135554726 gene encoding beta-galactoside-binding lectin-like — protein MSGVVVKNMSFKVGQTLTITGIPNSEAAHFVINVGNSENDLALHMNPRFDAHGDTRAVVCNSYHGGKWCEEHREGGFPFNQGEEFKINITFTKEQFLVSFPDGSEIHFPNRQGDEKFKYMHFEGDVRIQGVEIK, from the exons ATGAGT GGTGTTGTGGTAAAGAACATGTCCTTCAAGGTGGGCCAGACCCTGACCATCACAGGGATCCCTAACTCTGAGGCAGCACA ttTTGTCATCAACGTGGGCAACAGCGAGAATGACCTCGCCTTGCACATGAACCCTCGCTTCGACGCCCACGGAGACACCCGGGCCGTGGTGTGTAATTCCTACCATGGAGGCAAGTGGTGTGAGGAGCACAGAGAGGGAGGATTCCCCTTCAACCAGGGAGAGGAGTTTAAG ATAAATATCACCTTCACCAAGGAGCAGTTCCTAGTTTCTTTTCCCGACGGCTCTGAGATCCACTTCCCCAATCGCCAAGGAGACGAGAAGTTTAAATACATGCACTTCGAGGGTGACGTCAGGATCCAGGGCGTCGAGATCAAGTAG
- the LOC135554725 gene encoding LOW QUALITY PROTEIN: small G protein signaling modulator 3-like (The sequence of the model RefSeq protein was modified relative to this genomic sequence to represent the inferred CDS: inserted 4 bases in 3 codons), protein MSGGYTPAPGGPFSALTSSMWPQDILAKYYQKDQQXEAELLYDEFGFRLDSDDGVEPEPXGQSPREDPQQRLRWQAHLEFTHNHTVGDLTWDLISPXLPRSERLRSLVLGGIPHSMRPQLWMRLSGALQKKRTTEISYKEMVKNSTNDETTAAKQIEKDLLRTMPSNACFCSLQSVGVPRLRRVLRGLAWLYPDIGYCQGTGMVVSCLLLFLEEEDVLWMMCALIEDLLPPSYFSSTLLGVQTDQRVLRQLIVQYLPSLDRLLQEHDIELSLITLHWFLTSFASVVDIRILLRIWDLLFYQGSVVLFQVTLGMLKIKEEELVSSENSASIFNTLSDLPSQLGDGAVVLGEAMRLAGALSQDTLEAQRNKHLAYILNEQAQLNTNNSHTLNNNLNKVVRRQSLRRKSTLSSLLWGEDEAEALKSKNIKQTELVAALREAITRTAEHFHCLDPRHTSTDLTPDYSMESHQRDHENFLVVSRNRRRRAKALLDFERHDDDELGFRKNDIITVISQKDEHCWVGELNGLRGWFPAKFVEILDERSKEYSLAGDDSVTEAVTDLVRGTLCPALKAIFQHGLKKPSILGGPCHPWLFIEEAASREVERDFNSVYSRLVLCKTYRLDEDGKVLTPEELLYRAVQSVNMSHDSAHAQMDVKFRSLLCVGLNEQVLHLWLEVLCSSMPAVEKWYQPWSFLRSPGWVQIKCELRVLSKFAFSLSQDCELPVKKEEKDQRPLKEGVQDMLVKHHLFSWDIDG, encoded by the exons ATGTCAG GTGGTTACACTCCAGCCCCTGGGGGCCCCTTCTCAGCCCTGACCTCCAGTATGTGGCCCCAGGACATCCTGGCCAAGTACTATCAG AAGGACCAAC AGGAGGCAGAACTGCTGTATGATGAGTTTGGCTTCAGGCTGGACAGTGATG atGGAGTAGAGCCAGAGCC AGGCCAGAGCCCCAGAGAGGACCCCCAGCAGAGGCTGCGCTGGCAGGCCCACCTGGAGTTCACCCACAACCACAccgtaggagacctgacctgggACCTCATCTCCC TCCTGCCCCGCTCTGAACGCCTCCGCTCCCTGGTGCTGGGGGGCATACCACACAGCATGAGACCACAG TTGTGGATGCGTCTGTCTGGAGCTCTGCAGAAGAAAAGGACTACAGAGATCTCCTACAAAGAGATGGTTAAGAACAGCACCAACGACGAGACCACTGCTGCCAAACAG aTAGAGAAGGACCTGTTGCGGACCATGCCCTCCAACGCGTGTTTCTGCAGCCTGCAGAGTGTGGGGGTTCCCAGGCTGAGGCGGGTACTGCGGGGCCTGGCATGGCTCTACCCAGACATTGGCTACTGCCAGGGCACAGGCATG gTGGTGTcatgtctgttgctgttcctggAGGAGGAGGACGTGCTGTGGATGATGTGCGCCCTGATCGAGGACCTGCTGCCACCCTCCTACTTCTCCTCCACCCTGCTGGgggtccagacagaccagagggtccTCAGACAGCTCATAGTCCAGTATCTACCAAGCCTGGACAGGCTTCTGCAGGAGCACGACATCG agtTGTCTCTGATCACGCTGCACTGGTTCCTGACATCGTTTGCCAGTGTGGTGGACATCCGCATCCTGCTGAGGATCTGGGACCTGCTGTTCTACCAGGGCTCTGTGGTACTCTTCCAGGTCACACTGGGCATGCTCAAGATCAAG gAGGAGGAGCTGGTTTCCTCTGAGAACTCTGCGTCCATCTTCAACACGCTGTCCGATCTGCCCAGCCAGCTGGGTGACGGGGCTGTAGTACTGGGGGAGGCCATGAGGCTGGCGGGGGCGCTGTCCCAGGACACACTGGAGGCCCAGAGAAACAAACATCTGGCTTACATCCTCAATGAGCAGGCCCAGCTCAACACCAACAACTCCCACACACTCAACAACAACCTCAATAAA GTTGTGAGGAGACAGTCGCTACGTAGGAAGTCCACTCTGAGCTCTCTGTTGTGGGGTGAGGATGAGGCGGAGGCTCTCAAGTCTAAGAACATCAAGCAGACAGAGCTGGTAGCAGCGCTCCGAGAGGCCATCACCCGCACCGCTGAACACTTCCACTGTCTGGACCCCCGACACACCAGCACT gacCTGACTCCAGACTACTCCATGGAGAGCCACCAGAGAGACCACGAGAACTTCCTGGTTGTGTCTCGTAACCGACGGAGACGGGCCAAAGCCCTGTTGGACTTTGAGCGCCATGACGATGACGAACTGGGCTTCAGGAAGAACGACATCATCACAGTGA TTTCCCAGAAAGATGAGCACTGTTGGGTGGGAGAGCTCAATGGGCTGAGAG GTTGGTTCCCAGCCAAGTTCGTAGAAATCCTCGATGAGCGGAGCAAAGAG TACTCTCTGGCGGGTGATGACTCGGTGACTGAGGcggtgacagacctggtcagagGGACGTTGTGTCCTGCCCTGAAGGCCATCTTCCAACACGGTTTGAAGAAACCGTCCATACTGGGAGGACCCTGCCACCCCTGGCTCTTCATAGAGGAG GCAGccagtagagaggtggagagggacttTAACTCGGTCTACTCCAGACTGGTGCTGTGTAAGACGTACAG attAGATGAGGATGGCAAGGTTCTCACACCAGAGGAGCTGCTCTACAGA GCGGTGCAGTCTGTAAATATGAGCCACGACTCTGCACACGCTCAGATGGACGTCAAGTTCCGCTCGCTCCTCTGCGTGGGCCTCAA TGAGCAGGTGTTACACCTGTGGTTGGAGGTGTTGTGTTCCAGTATGCCTGCAGTGGAGAAGTGGTACCAGCCCTGGTCCTTCCTACGCAGCCCAGGATGGGTCCAGATCAAGTGTGAACTCAG GGTTCTCTCAAAGTTTGCCTTCAGTCTCTCTCAGGACTGTGAGCTGCCTGTCAAGAAAgag gaGAAAGATCAGAGGCCACTGAAGGAAGGAGTCCAAGACATGTTGGTGAAGCATCATCTCTTCAGCTGGGACATCGATGGCTAG